In Toxoplasma gondii ME49 chromosome X, whole genome shotgun sequence, a single genomic region encodes these proteins:
- a CDS encoding hypothetical protein (encoded by transcript TGME49_224250), with protein sequence MHALRCFAGETWFQKRESRAPDTAAERGGGQKGVELRDLFVHLGRPLLAFSAESPCTKWNFFVSDRNFSRGSRALSFRSSCLVLSTVRAQGGVVTAPQVVLHNHPRFSRSLAWKRRMLKHIVSGIFVRFDGKRRSFCSVAPGIFLTDPFLRTPLLPVLLPCHPFFTRETTHWTGAALIRLSPFLSSPQALCLPVSAASPCFPALSAL encoded by the coding sequence ATGCATGCCTTGCGCTGTTTCGCGGGAGAGACCTGGttccagaagagagagagccgtGCCCCCGATACGGCAGCGGAGCGGGGAGGTGGGCAGAAAGGTGTCGAACTGCGTGACCTGtttgtccaccttggacgGCCTCTCTTGGCTTTTTCTGCCGAGTCTCCGTGCACAAAGTGGaatttctttgtctccgacAGGAACTTTTCTCGGGGCTCCCGCGCGCTCTCCTTCAGGTCGTCCTGTCTGGTACTTTCTACAGTGCGTGCGCAGGGGGGTGTGGTGACGGCACCGCAAGTCGTCCTACACAACCacccgcgtttctcccggTCTCTCGCTTGGAAGAGACGTATGTTAAAACACATCGTTTCTGGCATTTTCGTTCGCTTCGACGGGAAACGCCGTTCTTTCTGCTCCGTAGCTCCAGGGATTTTTCTCACCGACCCTTTCCTCCGTACCCCCCTGCTCCCGGTGCTTCTCCCCTGTCATCCCTTCTTCACACGAGAAACGACGCACTGGACAGGAGCGGCACTaatccgtctctctccctttctgtcgtctcctcAGGCTCTCTGCCTGCCCGTCTCGGCTGCTTCCCCCTgttttcctgctctctcggCCTTGTAG